The Macadamia integrifolia cultivar HAES 741 chromosome 4, SCU_Mint_v3, whole genome shotgun sequence genome contains the following window.
tctctcttcatatgaccttccttcttgcaatagtaacaagagacatttgtctttgccccttttgatttcgatcgactcttcccagatcccttctgatttgatctccctctttccttctccttgtcacctccgaaaaaaccttctccttgagatttcgtactactggccttcttccttgtatcattggacatgagggcagctgcgacttcatccatctcaagggtttccttcccgtacaagagagtcgttactagatgatcatatgattctgggagcgacgacagcaatagtaacgccttgtcttcatcctcgatcttaacctccaggtttgcaagtttacttacgatctgattgaacatgttaagatgctctaatagatccgtaccttcctccatctgtagagagtacaattgcttcttcacgaacaacttgttcgttaaggacttcgtcatgtagatgctttcaagtttcgcccataactgcggtgcagaatcgatacccacaacatattgtagggcatcatcagaaagatttaatcgaatagcacttaccgccttttcctccatctcttcccaatcttcgtcagtaattttttcaggtttcttcgacttccccaacaacgttttcgccaaaccttgctgtatcagaagatccttcatcctttgacgccagagggtgaaattgttcttcccattaaacctctcgatgtcatacttgacattcgatcccttccctgccatcgtgatagtaaaccctagaaaacggaaacctagagctctgataccaatttgtagaaacgcaaccctaaaacgatgcagaagataatggaaaaacaaaacaaacaatgcacacggattttacgaggttcggcaaggttgcctacgtccccggtgagatgagatcctgcttcactatcaatggagaatagggttacagcgctcgtcctcacacctctcagtattgcttgtattacagagaaagaaaccctcgctacaaatatataatgagaaaaaaccctaatccggattaaactacaattgccaccctaatccggattaaactacaactgccctcaaataaaaaattcgagcggggggctgcgcccccctacacctcctgctatgcaggggggcctccttccccccttgcaacccccacggcccgctaaccggctagcgggaccgccgtcttggctgtctaggtgctgcaccagtactccctggattaaactgcgacggaatacaagacatcatacaccaacatagTCCACATAGGAAAAGTGTTGAACATAGATGATGCAATgctgcctatcctaaacattgAGTTGATATGATCTCTATGTTCAGGTGAACGTACACTTTAGGTGCAAACACCTGTCCCATTTAATGTCATTTAAAAGGTCAAAAATAGTTTTTTGTGAAAACAAAATGAACAGGTGTCATCACTTGAATTGTAAGTGTAGAAGATCTGAAATCATAAACATTCTTGTGAAGCACCtcaactctcaactctcaactctcaactctcaactctcaactctcaactctcaactctcaaaGCTTTCCTTGTCATCAACAGATGCATTAAGCTTATAGGATGCTCTATATCTTATTTTCAACCCGTTCATAATGTCTATGACAAGGCTTTTTTATTGCCTGGTTCTGCAACTTAATGTGAACCCTTCACCTTCTAGTGTTCCCCAACATCGTCTCTGTACAATTCCAACCAACTGTTCTAAGGAGTACTGTCAAACTCCTTTTTAGATATTAGAGGTTTCTTCTTAATATATGGAGCACTCCCCACCACCTCTAGTCTCCTCCTCCGCCACTATTCCCCCACCAGTCTTCTCTTCTGACTTTGGGTTTCAATTCTTGTGGCACCTACTACTTTTCGCAGCCACTGTCACCAAATTCATAGGGCAAATTGTCCCCAACTTAGTGGCAATGGATCCTATTCGTATGGTGGACACTGTTTTGATTAAATTTGTAATAGGTATTGCGGTAAACTTTAAATTAAACATAGGGtagatagttttgtaaatcaaTACTCAATTTTATATAAGtaagagggttccctaaaagacAATGTTGTCTTTGCATCAATatgggggccaatgggagcaaaTACGAAAACACCAATACCAAtgagatttcattttttttcataagattGTGGTGATCATTTTGTCCCTCCTTGTATATGGGTGTAGAGTTACATTGTCTTCTAAGcgtgtttttcctttttataattTGATAAATTACCCTTTTAAGAACTATgctttttcattaatttttaataaatatataaaaccaaaaccgaactatTCTGATAATGGAGGTGATAAGAGTACGTTAAGTCAACCTGATAATAAATCGAATCAACCTAAAATTGAACTTTGTCTTTAaaggtttggtttcaatttagcCTAACATCAAATTGAACCAAAGTCACCATGATTGGACTGAATCCATTGATTGGCACTCCTAGGCTACACGGCAACATGATAACCTTCTTCCTTACCAAGGGTACGATTGGCTGGTTGGAAAagataagaaattttttttcaaacattgaaaaagaaaaggaaaagcgaCATAAACTCATCATTGATAtcatcattatttattttttccttgtcTTTTATCTATTTCTTGCCAACCAAAGGTACCCTACCAATATTTAAGTTAGCAATGTTattattaaaaattgaaaagcaAAAGACTGAGGGGATGTTTGGCAAAAGACAGCAACAGTATCCAAGGCCTGGAATTGTAGAGAATAGAGATCGACAACGGAGCACAACGGTATGGGAaaccatttttatatttttatgggTCATGTGAgtgatttctctctctttctctctcgcccaatcagttttatttattttttgatagctAACCCAGTTTTCAGCTGATGAGATATGGGTGCCTTGTCTAAGAGTTTGGATCAGATACGTATCTTACAATATTTGATCTACATTTGGGTTccacttaatttttttcttttaattattatcattattattttttttttagtaaaattttTCTGACCCAATGTCACCTTGAAAACCAGAGAGGTGAGAGTGAGACCCAAACCAAATAATgcaattttatcttttgttgAGAAGGAGAGGAACTGACTCAACTGAGGAAGGGAAAGCCAAGCAAGTAATAATGTTCCTGTGCTCGTCAGGACCAACACTTGTCGCAGTAACTTATGAGCAAAGGGTCTTATGCCCATATGAtaaatagagagaaaaagatacCGAGGAGACAGCAAATCTTGGTCTCCATATCCCTCTGTTCTTCTATTcagttcaattcaattcatctgGAGGTTACAGGGGGACGAAGAGTGAGCAGAGGTTAATGTCACACTTCACACACTGcttcagaaacagaaacagacacGGCAAGCAACCGGGAAAGTACAAAGAAACAGAAGAGTAATAACTTCATTTTCTCATTCATACTCATATGATGATTAGGCCGAGAGGAGTTAGGTGGGGTACCTGGTCATCAGTCAATTTATCCTCGGGAAAGGGAATACTGGAACAGTGGAGGAGAGGACTGTCTCAGTCTCTCAGAGACCAAACCTCTTCCTATTCTTGTAAGTAAACTATAGCCTGCTAAAGGGATCACTACCTTTTGACTCTCTAAATAACCTATCTATCCATTCTATCAATCTATGAGGGTCACCCAAGTGGCAGTCCTTGGTCCCTTTGATTCCTTTGATCCGTTTGATGACCATAGGAATTTGGATACGGGACAAGCAAACGAAATGAAATGTCGCCACTTTCTACTGTTTCAACTGTTTGGGAACAGTATCAAGACGGATCGGACTCCTTTTCTGAGTCCCATCACCCACGTCTTGCCTAAAACTATTTACCCGAGCGTCATGTGTCTATATGAGGATCCAACGGTTCTCAACGCTTTGCTTTTCGCACCTTTGTCTACACCTCATTCGCCATGTCTCTTTTCAAAACGTTGGATCTACTCTTAAAACACATGATGCTCACCTAAGTAGCTATAGACCGACCTGAATGATGGGCGCTCAGGAGAAAAGCCAAATCCGTATCAACACCTCTTGGGTTTGAAGTCTGAACATTAGATCCTAGAAAGGTTCCCTGCTGCTTGCCATCTCAAGCTGTGAAAACAATGTGAGAACATGAAATCAGACCGGTGTTACCAAACAGAATCTGTTCCCATGAAATATGAATTAGGATGGTAATCAATCCGGACCTAAACATTAATTGTTCACTTCTCATTGAACAAAGCTATGAATTGCTAGTACGCGTTGATCTTCTCTATCTATCATCCCTAGCCATGCTTCGACGATGGCCTCTTAGCCAAACCACATTTGGGGCCGGGGTGAGGAACTGTCAACCTAGACAGCCAGATTTCAGCCCGGTGAGTGCACCAAGAGGAGCATATGCTTGAAGCTTCTCTTCCTGCAGAAACTACAATTTCATTGCTCAAGTCCCCCAGATTTTAAAAGACATCCCAACTCATTGATATGGTGGAAATCCAGGCAACCTCTCAGGATCAATAAAATTAGCCACAGGTCTCAAGCTTGCAGAATAAAGCGACTCAAAGATAAAGGTCAACCTGGGTTCAAGACTCGGTGAGTGGAGATCCAGTCCTCAACCCACCCACTGCAACTAACAACTAATAGTTTGTGAAAGGCTGATCAAGCAAACATATCCAACCATAACAACCACTAGCCTCTGACAGGCTGATAGTCAACCACTCAGAAGAATCAGACCAGACCTCGACAAGTAAAATGTTAGTTGGGTTTCATCGCCAACCAGTTTGAATAGTAATGAGCATGATATCAAGGTTGTCACCTTTGCTGAGCCAAGTTTTTGATACAGTTACCCTTGCCAATGGCTTAATAATAAGTCCCAAAACCCCATTAGGCTTCTTTCGAACTAGTACCATAAAACATAAATCGGTTCAGTTCTCAAATAAATACCTCTACACTTCCTAGATCTCATGAATCCATCCCCAAACCTTATATGAGATCTTGGTACTCTTAAAACATCAAAGCCACCAAACCAGCAATATATACTGATATTTTGCTCCTTGCGATATTGGTCTAACTTTCCTCTCGACCCCCAGCGATCTTTACTTGTCCTTCGTAACAGGAGATATAACCCTGCTGGCCAGACTGAAAAATCCTTGCGATGTTGCATGCCACAGAATTAACTCAGCAAGAGCTGTCATAAAAAAATGGCTTcaaaagaattgaagaaaaaaaaataataagatatTATCCACTACGGTGTTGATTTAATAAACCATGGGCAAGAAACACTTTCAGGGCTCACCCTCTTTATCTAATGTTGAATAAGTGAGGCCTGAAATCAATTGTCTTCTATGTAACCAAGGCAGTCGTTTTACAAATAGGGCACATATTCTTGTGCATTAGCCATTGTTTAATGCAGCCAGAATGGAAGTCATGACCGCAATCCAATGTCCCCATATCTTCTCCATCAACATATTCCTCCTGCATAATATTAAGTTGCTTAACAAATGTACTGCAATCAAACAGGCTAAAAAGAAATCCAATCGACTATTACCTGACAGATGCAGCATGGTTCAACCTCTGCAGGAACTCCTATGGTGATTGACAAATACCTTCGTTGTTTCAGGTATTTCAAAATTGTTTCTTCATTCAAACCAGTGCTGACATTTCCTATCCGTTCTTCCAGTGCCAATAATTCCTGAGATTCCAATTCCCATGTCAAGTTAACAATCTTCAATTCAAGACAGATAACTGATTCCCCCTTTTGCCCATCTCACCTCATAAGACATGTTATCAACATCAAGCCGCATGTCTCTGTGCCTGTCTTGCAGGTCTGCACCCCCATAAAAGACTGATTGGTCAAGGATCAGAACATCCTGGTTCATAATCACAAGAGCAAATCAAATTTCAGACCTGGATATGGAGAAGCATTTTTACATAGAAAAGAAGTCATATACTGAACATGTAAGAGAAAGctgcattttaccccaaaaaaaaatagtgaaagcGACACAAATGAAATTAAAAGTAAGGGtagacaaaaaaaataaaaactgattCACTGGCAAGCTAGTCAAGAGATGGATATTACAGGGTATTTGTGTGAATAAAATGGATACAGATGGCAATGTGGTTCAATCAGATACTTTGCAACTTGATTGCACCATATACCCACATTCTTTTCAAATCATTATCATAAAGAAAGGAATATTGAAAATTAATTGATCAACTAATTTTAAAGTAATAGTTAGGATTTGACATTGTATGTAGAagttaaaaattacaaaagaaaaaaaggagaaaaaaagtcAGACACATTTGTCAACCTAAACTAGTTGGTAGCATATAAAAACCCTCTAAATGATGGTTATGTAAGATTGAGATAAACAGTtaaagagagacaaagagataaTCAGATAAATACATGAATCAaatgaggggaaaaaataaataaagctaACCTCGAATCTCAAGCTTTCACCCCTACGCATGAGGTCCAAGACATTTCGAATCTGTTACACAAACATAAGCTCCAATTGAATGCTATTTCACCACAAAACTAGTcaagaatagaaaaaataaataatatatatatatatatacacaatgTAGTAGCAGGAGATAAAACTACTGTTTACACTAATCTTCTTGGTAATAGCTCAAGGCTATCCATAGCTATAGAGACCCAACTTGATGCTAAAGCCTACTCAATTGATGCAGAATTTcagcaagaagaaaagatagGCGTGTTGTTTTCGGTTTTGTTTACTTTCTTGGATCAACTTAGGCTTAATTTTGAAAGCCCAATGGGATATATGGCCATATGGATCATAGGCTTAGTTACTTGCTGTTTTAGTGAGTCTAGCCCTATCAATTTGGTGTCAGAGCCATGGATGAGGGTAACTCTAGCACCTCAAACCAGACCCATGACTCAAATTCTAGAGATAGAGATTGAAGCAGTTGACTGAATGCATGACAAAGATGGTGCAGCGTAATGATTGTGTACCTACATAGTATGCACCTTATAGGAGTGATATTACTGCAAAGAAGGTGAAGCTAGAAGTCCCTTACTTTGATAGACAAATGGACCTACATGCCTATTCCTTGATTGGATAGAttcccgaaaaaaaaaaaaaatttgactggTACAACTTGACAGGAGTGGAAGCTTAGATTTGTTTATTTGCGATTAACTGATCATGCTAAATAATGGAGGAGATTCCATGAAGAGAGGCTGAGTTAGGAGACGTGAACTTAGGACATGAGAGGAGATGAAGCACGAGTTGAAGATCAAGCACCTACTAGATCATATCCAATGAAAGCTCCTTTGACAAGATTACCACCAAAAGGTATTTAAAGTTAAGAGAACTTGAAGCAGCAGCCTACAAAGTTCAATTCACAAATCGGAGAGCAATGGAAGTCTGACACCAACAATGTCAAGGCAAAGGTTGAACTCAATTTTACACTACCAAAGAATTGAGAGAGCAACAATTAAAGAAAAGGGGCCTGAAGTTGAAGATAAAGCAAAATTGATCACAGTTAACTGTGATGAATTGATGATAAAGAAGAATCATtgcttgaagcttcaaagatgGAAGATCAACAGATTGAGGATTCTACTGGAGATCAAAGTAGAAAAATCTGAAACAGAAGATGAGGTAGTGGTTGAGAAAACTCCACAAAAATCATCAACATTCATGATGATGCTATTGAAAAGGTAGAGCTCGTGCCTCAAGTCTTCAATGGGAAGGCTCCCAAAGTTGAGGACTCTATGGATATGACATTCACAGTTGACATTGATTCAAACATTGAACACAGTTTATCATGCCACCAAAGTTCTTTGAGGAGAAAGCTCCACGCCTCAAAGATTACATTCCAACCATCCGTGAGCTACCAGAAAAAATCTATGGGCTGCAGATGGATATTCATCACACACAATTGTTCCCTCGACGAGGTCGATATTTTTCAAGCCGGGGAGAACTAATGCATAATTTcagcaagaagaaaagatagGCCTGTTGTTCTGGGTTTACTTCACTTTCTTGGTCAAGTTAAGACTTAATTTTGAATGCCAAAATATGGGCCATGAATTTAGTAACATGCTGTTTTAGTGAGTCTAGCCCTATCATCAATACTCCTCCCTCCCTCCACCCCCACACACgccaccccaaaaaaattacaCTGTATTAATTCTGTTTCCGTATGGCAGGAGGATGGTATATTTGGTTGCTCAGGAGAAAGGTTGGTGTGGGGTTTAGGTAGGTTCACAAAAGACAGTGAAACAGCATTGAAATATTCCTAATTCCAGGGAATAAAATCCCCTTgatgaaaagaggaaaaataaataaagaaaagaaaaatgaacacAGAAATTAGAGAAACAGTCATAGACGATATTTGTTGCTCTGTTCAGGAGAAAGAGTATTGCACATTTCTTCCTGAACAGAATGCACATAGACAACTGATTCCACAGGCTTATTTTCATAATATAATAATGTTACTGAAGAAAAAGTGAATAAGGGATTCTCAGAGCAGCGGCACAATTGAGTTTGTGAAGAAGGTGTTTCACTGTTTCCACAGCCCTTCAAGCCTCAACTTTCCCCTCATGTAATAAGTGATAACCACCTAGGAAAGACTAGGTGGACAAATGAATACGGTTATCAATTCCGAAGGAACATCTACGGTCATCTCAAACTTCTCATCCCATATGTGGGGAAACTTATAGGGATGAACTTGCAACAGTTGACGATCTTAttttctatcccaaaaaaaaaaaaaattgttttgacCATCCTATATCTTGAGGGAATAGGATCCCTGAAATGTGCCTTTAATGCAAGCAAAGCTTGGAATTCATTGTTGCTGCCAAATCATATATCCAAATCCCTACTTTGGGcccatttcaagaaaaaaaaaaagacatttattttttgcttggTTTATAGAAGGGAAGGCAGAGTGCACCCGAATCTGCTGCCTTCTGCACCCAGGCTGTACGGAAAGATTTTACCATTTCCTTGGGGAAAAGGTATTGGAAGGACATCAGACATGGATTTTTTAATGGCATAGCCTCCCTATGATCTTAACCAACAGACAAATGCTCATCATCCTACATTATTGAACATATAGTCTGGTGGCTTTAAAACAATTAGATTCCCCTTTTCTACCTAAAAATGGGATGTACTATTTGTTGACACATATATTAAAGCCATCCTATTGTCACTATAATtactattctttttctttcttgatccACTGGTCCCTCTAGTGCAGTACCCAAGTACCAAATATGACAAGGAATTTTCAAGATAGTTATGACTTATGATGACCATTCAAACATAAACTATACCATGTCAAATACTTTCAAGTGAAAAACCAAACACCATAGTGGTGAAAAAGAGAGGATACACCAGGGAAAAAAATACTGTATAAAAGAACAAACCTCAGATACCAGCCTGCTTCTCCCTTCACCAGCAGCAGCTAAAGTCCGCAATGAAAAAGGAACTCCAGGAAcaccatcaccttgtctctctGTCCAGAACGCTGACCTTGGATGTGGCTGATGATGCCCCTGGAGACTGACTCCAGAAGGCAGCACCATCTCTTGGGAGGAACCAGAAGGACCTGAACGGAGTGCAGGGAAAGTACTGGTCTGAGATCCAGACTCGGAGCCAACAGGTGGAAATAATGAGCGTCGAGCAAATTCTGATAATCTCTGTGGATATAATGAGGGGGGGTTTTGGTGAGGTATCCAGGTAGGAGCAGGAGATGGATGGACACCGGAACCGGAGCCAATTCGTGATGTAGAAGAAGTATGTCCAAGAATGTTTATATTTCCACTGGGTAAAGTCCAATTTGATGGATCTTGAGCCAGATTTCTCATCTCAGTTGCTGGTCCAAATATTGGATGTTCAGAGATGGTCCTAGTCATGTTTCTTTGATTAGCAGCTTCTCTTAAGGCAGCACTTCTCTCCCCAGCACTGACAGCAGAACTTGACGAACTACCAACCCTGGAATTTGGGGATCCATTCCAAGGAAATGGGTGCACATTCCGAGCCAAACCAGGAATATGCATTGCATGGGACTGACTCTGGAGAGGATTTGCATTGTCCTgtgctgatgatgatgacctAGATTCTGAAGACTGATTAAATGGGAGAAGTCTAGAAGCCTGATGGGATGACCAAACATGAGAACGCCGTATGGCACTCCCTGTTGACAACGGATTCGGTGGTACAGAATCTTGTGGTTGAGCACGATTAACTCTCACACGAAAACTTCTCTGGGAGTTTTCACCACTACCAGCCACACTTAAAGCAGGATGGCCTTCAGGTGCTACCCTCATACCaaccccaaatcttggattCAATTGCTCAGTAGGATTAATACTAACAGAATTATCTGGAGTAGGTATACTTGAACTGCTAGCACCATTATTGTGAGCAGGAACAGCATGCCATGCACTGCTTTCAGCTCGCTGGAACCAGCTTGGACCTCCACCTAAGGAAGACTGTCCAGAAGCTCCTTCAAGAGCCTTTCTTTTACAGGATAAACGTCGACCATCCAATGAACATCCTGGTCTACCATCAGACTCTTCTAAAATATACCCAGAACTTGCAACAGCAGTTCCAAGAGGATCAGAAGAACCACTACCAGAAGGAAGCTGCTCCGTATATGATCCACCAGACTTAGAAGTACTAGGACTGACATCAGCTTCCATGGCCTGATCACCATTGCTACTGCTTCCTACATAACCTGCATTTAGGTTTATGTTCTGAGCAATTCCATCTGAGCTggaattatatgaaaaaaaagtCCCATTTGCAGCTTCATTTCTATCGAGGCTAACATTAACATTTTCCATAGAAGGAAAGGTAGAAGGTTCATATTGCCTTTCTTCTAGCCTCGGACCGACTCCAGCAGGAGCACTCAAGGAAGATGACCATCCatgttctgtttttgtttcatcACGCATCTGATTTCGTGCATCTCCACTAGAACTAGGATCACCTAAACTCCAGCCACTCAAGCTGCGACTTTCATGATTAACAGCATTTCCTCCCATAATACTTGTTTCACCAGGTGATAATATATATTCTGGCAACCGGCTTTCTACTGGACTTAGCATATTATTCCAAAATAGTTGCTGATTTACTCCAGTATTACTTGAATTAGATCCATGTTCGAATTCAAAAGTTTCAGGGAGGGAATCAACGGTGCTTCTTTGCCCTTGCATTAGGGCCAATTTGTTTTCTCCTTGAATATTCAGATAGAAGCAGTGAATTACATATAGGACCTCCCTGGCAGACCTGAGATCATGTGACCTGCATTTAAAGATAAAAAGGCATAAGGTTTGTAAGTCCAAACACTGTAACTACTGTAATCTGAAACATAGAAAACATTGatggaagaggaggaaaaaggcACTAAAAATTAGTGTGCGACTacacacaaacaaaacaaagcaagctTTGatgcaaaagaaacaaaatgcaCAACAAATAAGCATGCGACACACACACTTACAAGCGCATGCACAAACATGCACTACACACAAAAGCACAGGTGCAAACCTtgatagaaaagagaaaagtgcACTACATGTAAGCACCATTGCACAAGCACTCACACTTGCTTGCACAAGGGTGTGCTCATGTGCATGCCTTCTGTGTACATGCACACCAAGAAATAAACAATAAAGGTAGAAGACATTGTCCTTATCCACAACAGGAAAGCAGAAGCCAGCAGCACCAGCTGAAAGTACCTGAATCTAAAAACTCCGAGCTTTGCCAGACTTGACATAAAAATGGCATGTAAGCGATTGTAAGTTTTCCTCAACATGGCCAATAAACACAAATGCAAGCAGTAAAATTTTGAAGGGAAGTTAAGTTGATGGATATTAAAGGCAATGAAGTAAGTAACTTATTTAACAGCATGATCTATCCATTTCATCACCCACTCCAGGGACCAGAGATCTGTTTGTGCAAGTCACATGATATTAAGTTTGAAGAAGCATTGTTCTCCCCAAAACAAAAAGTTTGAAGAAGCATCCACTTTTATGTCAGTGGAATAGTGGATATCTCTTCGAAGGTAACCAAAACAGAATGAGAAATGAGGACAGCATGCATTATTAGGAGCATACATAGTATTTCAGCCAGCTGAGAATTTGCTGACCCTTGAGTCCTATAAGGCTTGGCCCTTGCCACATGAGTGACACCACTTACTCTTCTTCCTTTCACCCTCCCTTCAAGATTTGATGACCAATACCATCCAATTAGAGTAATTGAGGATCATGGAACAAGGTTTTGCAAAATATTGCGGAAACATTTCAGTTTCACTGGCTGTTGAAACCTAATACTATGCTGAGGATCAGCTACAGCCACCAAAAGGAATGAATCTATACTTAAGTCTCTACATAATAATGATGCTTGATTCAACATATTATATTAACTATGTGCCAAAGAACTgatgtttttactttttgccCCTAGTTAAACAACGAACATATCATTTCCAGCTTTCTGACATTTTTCCCGTGGTTCGAAACTTTGGTTTCACAAGAAACCAAAATGAAATGTCCTATTGAAACCTCATATGATATTAGGTGCAATGTCTAAAGCCGACATCTCACCGAAATTATCACAATTTCACCtaaatatttcagttttggtAGGGGGAGAAATCAAATGCTCAAGCTTTGTTTTTACCATGACATAATCACCCCTTTATGCTTTTCCAAAACCTCCCCCACTTCTGAAAAGGAGGTGGGGGATGTTTCAATCTTGAGGTAGTTTCAAAGTGATTCTCATATTTTTCTGCATAAACCACGAAAATGTCAATTGATATTGCCACTGATACCAGCATTCTCCTGCCAAGGAAGAACTGTTCTCCTCACCACCCATGTACTCCATCATCAACCCCCAAAAGACACGATCAAAGAATCTTGCCTTTACTACGACAAGAAGTGATGCGGAACCGAATTCCAATGATCGAaatcggatcacttagggcccacaagaatgactaagaagctcaatgtaatggttgaggggtattcttgtaatttcagaaacaattttaagagcttaaaagagaggaaaataaataatggggacaaactgaaatagaaattggaaaagagggatgtttaagAGTTACACAAGATAAGGGGGAGTAATAGAATATAACCTTACAAAACAAGGGCTTACTTGTAATAACCAGAAGTTAAATGTATAAAACAATATAATAAagatctttatttcttcttcctccaacgATACTAACCAGTAAAGGCGGAAGAACCAGGGAACGAGAGAGGAGAGAACACCTTCAAATCTTCTCCGCTAGGCATGAGATTTCAAGCATAGGGTTTCAAGAGGGAGCTCTTCCAAACCCATATGGTATCTGGTCAGGTAAGCAGGCTGAAAGGATGTAAGAAGCCTTGAGTAAGAAGCTGGCGGTACCTTCTTTTGAAGCCCAGTTACAGACCTGATGTCTCACCATAGAAGAATCGAGATGGCATGAGTTCAAAGAGGGTGAGTCGCCTAGACACAGGCAACCTTTGATCCAAGTCTTGGGGTCAATCGATTGGAGACAAAACTGCAGTGATGCCTCCTTTCAGATATGGTACTGTCGCCCAAAACAGGgcaagggaagaaaaaccagaatttaaaagaaaagaaggagaagaaataaaggggaagtaaaagaatggaagagaagagatgggaaaaattcagagaaagaagaaaggg
Protein-coding sequences here:
- the LOC122076764 gene encoding probable E3 ubiquitin-protein ligase RHG1A, with protein sequence MQGQRSTVDSLPETFEFEHGSNSSNTGVNQQLFWNNMLSPVESRLPEYILSPGETSIMGGNAVNHESRSLSGWSLGDPSSSGDARNQMRDETKTEHGWSSSLSAPAGVGPRLEERQYEPSTFPSMENVNVSLDRNEAANGTFFSYNSSSDGIAQNINLNAGYVGSSSNGDQAMEADVSPSTSKSGGSYTEQLPSGSGSSDPLGTAVASSGYILEESDGRPGCSLDGRRLSCKRKALEGASGQSSLGGGPSWFQRAESSAWHAVPAHNNGASSSSIPTPDNSVSINPTEQLNPRFGVGMRVAPEGHPALSVAGSGENSQRSFRVRVNRAQPQDSVPPNPLSTGSAIRRSHVWSSHQASRLLPFNQSSESRSSSSAQDNANPLQSQSHAMHIPGLARNVHPFPWNGSPNSRVGSSSSSAVSAGERSAALREAANQRNMTRTISEHPIFGPATEMRNLAQDPSNWTLPSGNINILGHTSSTSRIGSGSGVHPSPAPTWIPHQNPPSLYPQRLSEFARRSLFPPVGSESGSQTSTFPALRSGPSGSSQEMVLPSGVSLQGHHQPHPRSAFWTERQGDGVPGVPFSLRTLAAAGEGRSRLVSEIRNVLDLMRRGESLRFEDVLILDQSVFYGGADLQDRHRDMRLDVDNMSYEELLALEERIGNVSTGLNEETILKYLKQRRYLSITIGVPAEVEPCCICQEEYVDGEDMGTLDCGHDFHSGCIKQWLMHKNMCPICKTTALVT